TCACCAATTCAACTTTTACGGAAAATCCTACCCACTTCTATTTCGTTTCTTTGTTTACGATGGGAATATAGCTTCCCACAAATAGTGGAAAAAACGTGAACGATGATTTTTCTTCAAAAAGAAAAAACGCTTCATCTTCCCCTTACTTCTTTTAAAGGTGGAAGATAAAACGATTCAAATAAGAAAACCGACTCGCTCGCTTTAAAGTTTCTAGTTAATAGATTGGCATGATTATATAAATCACACATCTCTTAGTTGTTTAAAGGAATAACTAAAGGATATTACTTACAAAGCGCAATCCTTTACTTAAAACCGTTGGGACTACTGATGCATGATTCTCTCCTTCCGCTTCATAAAAAGCAAATTGAAACTTATGATTCTCCAGTTTGGATAAACGTTCTGATAATGCATTTGCATCTTGAAGCATATGGCCTCTTTCTGCTCCGCCAACTGTAAGGAAAACTCGAACCTCATCATTCATTTGGCTCCATTTGTCTATAAATTTCAATTGATTTTCAAGAACCAATTGATTGTTCCACCAAATGGAGGGGCTGCAGATGAAATAATTTTGGAACGCACTGACTTTTGTAAACAATATATGCAATGCAAATAATCCACCAAATGAATGTCCAAATATTGTCTGTTTTTTTGGATTAATAGTAAAGTTTTTCTCAATTTGTGGTTTCAATTCCTCTTGAATAAATGCTAAGAACTTATTTGCTCCTCCCGACTTTGGCCACGGTTTTCCATCAGGCTTCGGCGGTGCATCTACTGAGAGCGGATAAGGAGTAAAATCGTAACATCTTTCTGCACCCGCAAACACTCCTTCAATTGGATAGCCGATCCCAACAATAATAGAAGCAGGAACTCCTGTTTTTTCAGCTCTTCCTGACTGAACCTTCATCGCCTCTTGAAACGTTTGAAAGTATGCATTCCCATCTAATACATAAATGACAGGATATCCACTGTCTGGAGCTGGCTGCTTAGGCTTTGAAATATAAATTCGATATTTACGCTTCCCAATATCTGAATACATCTCCCATTGCTCTGCTCCAGAAACGATAACAGTTTCTCTTTCTATGTATGTATTCATATAATGATCGCCTCTCTTTTTTCTTTTCTTAGCTTGTTGCATACAAGTCTGTATCTTCGTTCGTAACACTATCATACCCAAAACATACAGGGGCACCATTGTAAGGATCTATCATAACGCGTGCATTAATATGAAACACACTTCTTAATACTTCATTTGTAATGATTTCTACAGGACTTCCAGTCATCATGATCTTCCCATCTTTCATCGCAATAATCTCATCTGAAAACCGCGCCGCATGATTAATATCATGTAACACCATTACAACCGTACAATGATGTTCTTTATTTAATCGTTCCACAATTTGTAACACTTCTAATTGATGGGACATATCAAGATAGGTTGTTGGTTCATCTAACAAAAGAACCTCTGTCTCCTGTGCTAACGCCATCGCCAACCATACTTTTTGTCTCTGACCGCCCGATAAATTTGCAATTTGACGATTGCGAAATGCTGCTGTTTTTGTAATCTCTAAAGCCCATTCAATCACTTCTGTATCCTCAGCTGATCGTTTATTCACATTCTTCCGGTGTGGATAACGACCATAAGAAATCAATTCCTCTACTTTCAGCTCTCCTGGTGCAATCGGATTTTGCGGAAGTAAAGCGAGTTGCTTTGCGATTTCTTTCGTTGGAATCGTATGTAAATCTTGATCTTGCAAATATACTTTACCGTTTTTTTGTTTTACAATACGTCCCATTGTTTTTAATAAAGTAGATTTCCCACATCCATTCGGGCCGATAATGGTTGTCACTTTTCCCTTTTGTATTTCTACATTTAAATCACGAAATACTGTCAATTTCTCATAACTTGTTTCTAGATGTTCTGTACGTAATACTTTCACGATTTCTCCCTCCTCTTACGCTTTCGCTTTGTATAACAAATAGAGAAAATATGGTACACCAATAATGGAAATGACAATTCCAACCGGTAACTCTACAGGTGTAAAAATTGTTTTGGCAATAAAGTCTGAAACAATGACAAGTAACATACCAATTACACCACATGTAGGAATAACATACTTATGTTGAATGCCGACTAAACGTTTTGCGATATGTGGTGCCATTAATCCTACAAATCCAATACTTCCTGCAACAGAAACACAGGCGCTTACCAAGCCGATACTACTTAATAGTAAAATCGATTTTTCTCTTTCTACCGAAACCCCTAAACTCGTGATACTTGTTTCTTCTAATTGAAACAGGTCAAGCAAGTACGCTTTTCTTTTCACAATTGGAATTAAGATAATTAGCCACGGCAACATCGCAACAATATATTGCCAGTTTGAATTATATATACTTCCAGAAACCCAAACAGCAGCCATTTCAAAGTCCGTCGCTTTCATTTTTAACGATATATACATAGAGAAAGCTCCAAATCCTGATCCAATCGCAATTCCTGTTAATAAAAGACGCTGTGAATCTAATCTTCCATTTCGCCAAGAAAACATATAGATTAATATAGCTGCTCCTAAGCCGCCAACTAAACCAAACAATGGCATCATCATAATAGAAACCCAGTCTGTACTCTTTATTTGTCCTTGAAAGAAAAACATAAAAATAACGATTGCCGTTCCTGCTCCAGCATTAACTCCTAAAATACCAGGATCCGCTAATCCATTTCTTGTAATCCCTTGAACCACTGCACCAGCAATTCCAAGACCGAGTCCTACAAATGCGGCAATGATAATTCGCGGTAGCCGAAAATCAAATATAACTAAGTCATGTTCAGGTACAGGATTAATCCGAAATATTGTTCGGAATACATCTATAATGGAAATATCGAAAGTTCCATTCGTTACACTTATATAAATAGCACCCAAAATGAAAGAGATCGTAATCCCCATTGTCATGGCATAACGCTTATTTAAATCTCTAAACATGTTTCTCTCCTCCTCTTGTATGAATTAAATAAAGGAAGAAAGGAATTCCAATTAGAGAGGTAACAACTCCAATTGGTGTTTCAAATGGATAATTTACAAATCTACTTAATACATCGCATAAAGCGAGAAACACACCACCAATTACTCCTGCACAAGGAATAATCCATTTATAATCCACCCCGATTAAAAAACGGGTCATATGTGGAATAATTAATCCTACAAATCCGATTTTTCCAACCAGTGCAACAGCTGTACCTGTCAATAATACAACTGCTATAATTGCAGTTATTTTTACAAGGTTTGTACGTTGTCCTAAATTAATAGAAACCTCTTCTCCTAATGAAAGAATCGTAATAGATTTTGAAATGATGAGTGCTAATATAATCCCAACTATCCCAAAAGGAATTGCCAATTTGATTATATTTGGATCTACTTGATGCAACTTCGCGTTATACCACATACTAATATTTTGAGAAATTTGAAAATACGATGCAATCGCAGCTGAAACACTACTTAAAAAGGTACCTATTACAGTTCCGATAATCGCTAATCGAACTGGTGATAAACCATTTCGCAATAATGAACCAAAGCCGAAAACCATTCCTGCTCCTAGCGCCGAACCAATCATAGAACATAAAATCATTTGAACAGAAGATATTCCTGGTAAAAACACCATACAAATGGTAATGGCAAATGCAGAACCGTCTGTTACCCCCATAATAGAAGGGGATGCAAGATAGTTCCTTGTCATCCCCTGCATAAGTGCTCCTGATATGGCTAAAAATGCTCCTACTAAAAGAGCCGCAACTACTCTTGGTAAACGAGAAGTAATAATAATATTATGGTTTACATTGCTTGAATCGAAATGAAATAATGCATTCCAAGTTGTTTCAAAATCAATATTTTTCGCCCCATAAAAAATAGAAAGCATCATTGTAAATAAAATAAATATGGGTGCGAAACATAAAATTATCATTGGTACTGAATTTATTTTCCGCATATCATTCAACGCACCTTACTTATTGAATTATTTAGATAAATTTTTGACAGCTTCTTTTAAAAACGTTGTTTTACTCCAAGCAGTACCACCTTGCGCCATTGGATCAACAGCATTTATAAATATTTTTTTATCTTTTACAGCATTGATGCTTTGCCAAATTGGATTTTTTTGCAAATCTTCTAATACTTGTGGTTTATCTTTATTCTCGCTCTTTTCAAATTGTAAGAAGATATAATCTGGATTGCTCTGAGCTAATTTTTCTAAAGAGATTGCTTCTTGTGCTTTTACAGACTTGATTTCTTCTGGAACAGTTAATCCTAAATCTTTATAAATAACAGGATTGAAGTATACACTTTCTGGATACAGATATAAGTTACCAGCTCTTAGTCTAATAACAAGAACCTTTTTATCTTTTAATGTATTACCAATTTGTTCTTTCGCTTTTGCGGCATCAGCTTTGTAATCTTTAATAATTTTTTCCGCTTTCTCTTTTTTACCAGATAACTCTCCCATTAATTTTAAGTTTTCTTCCCAATTTGTTGAGATATGTGATACTGGGAATGTTGGAGCGATCTTTGTAAACTTCTCAGCTGTTTCCGGTGGGAATTTTGAACTAGAAGTAATGACATCTGGTTTTAGTTGAAGTAACGTTTCGAAGTTCGGTTGCATTTTCTCCCCAACAGACTTCGCACCTTCTAAATCTTTTGCTAAATACTCAGGTAATTTTCCCCCTACTGTTATTGCACCTACTGGCTTAATACCAAGAACAGCTGCATCTTCCATTGACTCTAAGCTAGATGTTACGATATTTGTCACTTTCGCAGGCACCGTATATTCTTTCCCTAAATATGTAATTTTTCTTTTTTCATCTTTTTTTGTTTCTGTTGCTTTCGATGTTTGCTTTTGTTCTCCTGAACTTTTGTCTGCACTGTTACAAGCAGCAAGGCCAATACTTAATACTGTCACCATTCCTAGTGTAAATAATTTCTTGTTCATTTGAATACTTCTCCTCCCCAATATTAAATATCACAAAAAATTGATATATTTTGCATGTTATATCTTTTTTCTAATAATATATCCTCTACCCTACAATAAACTGCATGCATCCACTTCCTCTATTCTATAATCTCCACTCTAATTAATAATGATAATGATTATCGTTATTAATTATATATTCCATACAAAAATATTTCAAGAATGATTTGAAATATTTTAATAAAACATACAAAAAGAAACCTATTTATCTGAGAAGAAAGACAAATAGGTTTCTTTTTATTCTTTATGCAAAAACTTCACACACACTGGACTAGGCACACTTACATTCGATTGTACAAGTGTTAATTGTCCAGTAGTCTTATTTCGAGAAAATAAAATAAGATTGTTAGATCTTTCATTCACAACAATAATAAAATGTTCTGTCGGATCAAGTGTAAAATCTCGTGGCCAATTTCCTTCCGTTGATATAGCCTCTAAAAATGTCAATTTCCCAGAATCTTGATTGACTCGAAAAATTGCAATACTATTATGCCCGCGGTTTGCTGCGTATATAAACTCTCCATCAGAAGAAATTTGAATCGCACTTCCATAATTACTTCCGCCATACGCTTTAGGCAAAGCTGAAATAGATTGGATTTGTTGAAATCTTCCCCTTTGTTTATCATATGTCAATACGATGACTTCTGAACTCAGTTCAGTCAATACATATGCATAGTTACCATTTGGATGAAACACAAGATGCCTTGGACCACTTCCTGGATGAACAGATAAGCTCTGTATTTCTGTTAACCTTCCCTCTTTTTCTTTATAAGTCATTAACTGATCGGTGCCTAAATCGACTGCTATAACATATGCTTCGTTAGGCGCAAATCCAGCATAATGAACATGTGGTCTTTCTTGCCTTTCTTTATTTGGACCAGAACCACTATGATACGTAATCGATGCTCCTTCTAATATTCCATTTTCTCGATTCACCATATAAAATTGGAGTGTCCCTTTATGATAATTTGCAGCCACCACTCTATTACCCTTTGAATTTATACTTACATGACACGGCGATGGCCCTTTAACCATTTGCCTATTGAGTTCGGTCAGTTGTTTTGTGTTCGTGTCAATCAAAAAGCTAACTACTCCGCCCAATCCATTGTTTTTTGCAACAGAATATAAATATTGATTATCATGACGAATCGCAAAATAAGTCGGATCTTCTATATGTACTACCACTTCTATATCTCTTATTTCCTTTAATTTCACATCTAAAATAAAACGATAAATCCCTTCGCTCTCTCCCTTTGTATACGTACCAATAAACCCTATTAGCTCATCTTGATTCATGGTCCCTATCCCCTTTGTATATGGTAAAAAATCCAGATAGCAAATTTTATTTTACTACCTGGATTTCTTTCTTACGCTCGTTCTTCAAACAACCGTGCTATTTCTATAATGACATGAGTAGCTTTTTCCATATTATCTACAGAAACATACTCAAATTTTCCATGGTAATTTTCTCCCCCTGTAAAAATATTTGGAGTCGGTAATCCCATATACGATAATTGAGAACCATCTGTTCCTCCGCGAATCGGCTGAATATTTGGCTCAATATTTAAATTTTTCATCGCATCATAAGCAATATCCACAATCTCTTTTACTGGTTCGATCTTCTCAAGCATATTATAATATTGATCTTTCATCTCAAGAATAATATTTTCTTCGCCATATTTTTCTTGCATTTTCTCTACAATTTGCTTGATTTTATTTTTTCGAGCTTCAAAATTACCGCGATCAAAATCACGAATAATGTAATATGCTTTACTTTGCTCTACATCTCCATTTAAAGAAAGAAGATGATAAAACCCTTCATACCCCTCCGTATACTCAGGTGCTTCTTCGGCCGGTAACTGACTGTGGAATTCCATCGCTATCTTACTAGCGTTTAACATTTTATTTTTTGCTGTACCTGGATGCGTATTATTCCCTTTAAAAGTGAGTTTAGCACTTGCAGCATTGAAACTCTCATATTCTAATCCTCCAAGTGGGCCTCCATCCATTGTATAAGCAAAAGATGCTCCAAACGCTTTCACATCAAAATGAGAAGGTCCGCGTCCAATCTCTTCATCCGGTGTAAATGCCACTCTAATCTTTCCGTGCTTAATTTGTGGATTATGTATCAAATAATTCATCGCAGTCATAATTTCTGTTAAACCAGCTTTATCATCCGCACCAAGAAGCGTCGTTCCATCAGTTGTAATAAGAGTATGTCCTTTATAAGACGGCAACTCTGGAAACTGCTCTGGTGTTAATACGACATTTAATTCTTCGTTTAATGTAATAGCTTTCCCATCAAAATTTTCATGAATTTGCGGCTTTACATTCTTCCCGGTAAAATCAGTTGCTGTATCTAAATGAGCTAAAAATCCAATTACAGGAACATCTTTATCTGTATTGGCAGGAAGTGTTGCCATGACATATCCATTTTCATCCATCGTTACTTCAATCAAACCAATTTGTTTTAATTCTTCAACTAATTGTTTTCCAAACTCAATTTGCCCTGGTGTTGATGGTACTGTATGGCTTTCTTCATTCGATTGTGTATCAATTTTTACATATCGTGTAAATCTTTCTATTAATTCTTGTCTCATCTATCGTCACTCCCTTTTTCTCCATCTCCTTCTATTATAATCCTTAAAACTAAATTTTTTAACTTTTTTGACTGTATTCATCTCATTTTGCCACACATATGCATCTTTTCACATTTAAAAAGTAAAAGAATCCACTTTCTAAACTAAAAGTGGATTCTTCGCTACTGCTGATTCATGCAAACCATTCCATCATATACTCTTCTACTCTTCAACTATAAAAGTATAAACATCATTATAAATACAGCCATTCACTCGAACAATGTATTGGCCAGGCTTTTCAAATTGGATGGTATATTTATTTAAAATAACTGCTTCGACATCACCTGAAAGAATATCAATACTTCTCCCACTCAGTATATATCCCTCATTTTGCTTCAAAAAGACTGTAATTGTGTTAAAGTTTTCATCCCCAAGCTCCGGTATTTTTGCAGCACTCACATTCGGTTCTAAAAAAAGCAATCCACTTAACCCAATTATTCCTGTTAACGCCACCCCAGCAAATTTTTTCATTTTTTTCATTTTTATAACCTCCTTATCATTTTTATATAAGGGATAGATGCCCTTACACCACAAAGACTATACAGAATCAGTTCCAATGTAAACGTCTATTAAATGACAGATTTCTACACTATTTTTTATATTTGTATAGAAATCCATCGTTTGGAATTTTGTCAAATTTAAAAGTTTTTCCTCCCCCAAAAAATAAATAACAATTATTCATATACCGCATAATTAATTATTAATTTAACATTCTAACAATAGTTGATAAATAGAAAAACAAAAGAGCTTATGAAGATTCCACCATCTCCATAAGCTCTTTTTCATATAAGAATAATATTTCAACTCCCAGTAACAGCCTAATTTCTAAATGAAATAGCCAAAAGCTCTATCTGATCCTCCTTTACTTTTCTATATACATAAGTACGATTCTCCATCCATCAGGATCTTCTATCGTAATGCCTTTCTCTCTCCAATATGGATTTTCAGGTTCTACTTCACCATATCCCAGTGTATGTAATCGTTTTGCTATTTTGTAAATTTCAGATTGATTTGTGAAATAGAATACAAGTAGATTATCTTTTGTTGGAGCTGGACATGGGCTACCATTATGATGTCTTGTAAATTCTAAATGATATTCTGCATCAGGTAGCCCAAACATCACCCCATCATATCCTTCATGATTATAAAATTCTCCAATTTGCTTTAACCCCAACCCTTTGTTATAAAATGTAATTACCTCTTCAAACTTATCAGTTGGACGTGCAATTCTAAATTGAACCCAATTCTTCATCATTCCTTCCCCTTCATGTGCATTGTATAATACTTCTATCCATTACTATACTAATACGCTACTACATAAATGAAATCCCTCATTCGTATGATGAAAAGGTTGTACAAAAGAGTGTGAACAATTCGCTCCCTTTGAAAAACACTTCTCATTTATTCTTTCTGTACGTAATAGCATAATAATACCTGGATATGAACGGGGGATTAGAATGGATCAGAATAAATATAATTGCGACTGGGACCGGTCTTCCAAAACAATCCCACTCTCCCTTATCGCAATCAAAAATGAATTGCAGAAAAAAAGTCAGATGAAAGCACCTTTCCCTCCTGTATCAAAGTTAACCCAAGAGGAAAAATGGATAATTCATTATATTCAAGAGCAAACAAAACATTTAAATAAAAACAATGTAACGAGAACACGGGCTTATTATCAATTTTATGTAAAGTACCCTGAAATACAATGGGCTTTACTTGGACATATGGTCTCGCGTAATGGCGGCTGGAATATGACAGATTTAAAGGGGGATTTATATACAAGGCTATTATCAGAAAAGGATCAATTTGTCTTTTTCTCTTTCTTAGAGCGTGGAAACTGGTTCATCTTCCAAGATGTATATCCACAATTTTTATTGTACGAACAAAGCTTGAAACGTTCGAAAGCTCTCTTTTATCTCCTGCCTTATTTACATGTTTCAACGTTTATGGAAACAATGTGGAACCATTTTTGGAAAACAGGTAACCGCTATACATTAGCCATAGCAACCATTATTAATGAACAAAGTTACTTAGAAAAACGCATCATACAAAATGCTCATTTTAAAAAGATTGTCCTAAATAGCGTTGCATTTAAACTTTTTGATTTCTTCCGTTTTAATCATATCCTTTTCCCATACTATGAAGATGATACTCACAAAAAGGCATTGCTTCTTGGTGACACGATGAAACATTTTACCTCTTTACATGAGAGAATTATGCTCGGTAAACGGCTATATACATTGTTATTTCATAATAAAGAACGCTTAGCCAAAATTATAACTTGGGCACACAATCATCCACATACAGGATCTCGAAAAGATTACTGGCCACATTTATTTTCTAATGTAAATGAATCTTTTTATCGGGAACTATATCGACGGCGCATAAAAAAATGCCAATTACGGAAAGGAGCACATCGTATCTATAGTCCCGAATTACTCTATGCTTGGCAAAACATTACACATACAGAAGCTGAAAAAGGCGACTGGTTTACCGATTGGAGAATTGTGAACTACTTAATAGATAAAGGAGAACCTCACAATGAGAAAATTATGGATAACTATTGTAAAACACTTGAAAAAATTGAATTGGCTATTATGGCAAAGAAAAATATCTTTCTTAGAGAAGAGGAAGAATCAGAAGCATAATCATCTAGCGCTTATCACTACAGTCATCCTCTCTTGTTTCATTGGAACGTACTTAGATTTTTTCTTCGTACAAAAACAAATGTATCATTTTCCGATAAGACCTTTCCCGACCCTCTTTACAATGAATATTGCTTTTACATGTTTTCTCTTACCAATCTTTACTATCATCTTCCTATATGTATCCACCAATCTATCAACTCTTTCAAGAAGTCTCTTCATTATGTTTATTGGTATTTGTGCCAGTCTCTCTGAACGAATAGCTGAACATTTGGGATTGTTTACTCATAGTGAAAACTGGCATCATTCATATTCTTTTTTTGGATATATAATGTTCTTTTTTCTCATTTGGAAATGTTATCAATGGCTGCGTGGATAAGCTTACGTCCATTGTCTACTTTATTTTAAGATGACTTTCTATATGAATGACATGAAAGTGGAAACAAACATAGTATCACCTGCAAATAGCAACATACACTTAAAAAGCATGGCAGTGATACGCCATGCTTAAAAAATCGCTGTAAACATATTGCTCTCTTTATTATTGTATCTGTAGATTCTCATACTTTTTCGACAAATCGTTCAGTTTATTCACAATGTACTAGCATGTAGAGATTCAGTTGCAATCGATCGCAATATTTTATGATTCTCGATACAAATGCCTTCTTTCGCACGTGAAATCATAGAATATCACATTTGCACCGTTACCAAATGCTATAAAACGAAAATCGAACATGATATTTCACTCTCTTTTTCTCAATCTAAACATCTTTAGGCGCAAGCAGTATTATTTATTTATCATTCCATCTTTTTCTTCTATTACAATGCGTTTCCCGATTCCAAAAGCATAAAAACTAATGACAACAATTGCTAAGAAAATTACTCCTACAATGAGTGAAACTCTTGTATCGTTATTGAACCACATTCCAATTAATACCATAATCAAAAAGGCGATGGTGACATAATTTGATACAGGTGCAAATGGCATTTTAAATGGATGATTCTCTATTTCATGCCCTTTTCCTTTTCTAAACCGAATTTGACTTATTAAAATAACAAACCATGGAATCATACCAGGAAGTACACTTGCACTATAAACATATACGAATAAGTTTTTTGGTGCAATGTAACTTAATAGAACGCCAATTGCTAATCCAATTAACACAGCTATTGTACCGAATAAAGGAACACCATTACGAGAAATCTTTGTAAAATATTTTGGTGCTTGTCCGTTCCTTCCTAACGTATAAAGCATTCGGCCTGCACTGTAAATTCCGCTATTACAACCAGACATTGCGGCTGTAATAACAACAAAGTTAATCAATCCAGCAGCTGCTGTAATTCCAACTTTGGCAAACGTTGCAACAAACGGGCTTCCAATTGTATTTAATTGGTCCCAAGGATACACAGTTACAATAACGAAAATTGCACCAATATAAAAGATTAAAATACGCCAAATGGTACTTTGAATCGCTTTTGTTAATGTTTTCTGCGGATTTTTTGCTTCTCCAGCAGCAATCCCTATTAATTCAACACCTTGGTAGGCACCAACAACAAGCGATAAAGCATAGAAAAATCCTGACAGACCGCCTGTAAAAAAGCCACCATGTTCCCAAAGATTCGACAATCCAATAGCACTCCCACCGTTACCAAGCCCAAAAAAGATAAGCCCAAATCCTGCAACAATCATTAATACAATCGTTACAATTTTAATCATCGCAAACCAAAATTCAAATTCACCAAATGATTTCACTGAAATTAAGTTTGCAGATCCAAGAATGACCATTGCGATCACACCTGGTATCCACGCTGGAAGATTGGGAAACCAATACTGCATATATGCTCCAACTGCTATAATTTCTGACATTCCGACAATAACCCATTGAAACCAGTTACTCCATGCTGTCATATAACCAACTAACGGATGGATATACTTATGACCAAATGTCGCAAACGAACCTGTTCCAGGCTCTACATATAACATTTCTCCCATCGCACGCATAATAAAAAATATAAAAATTCCGGCAATTCCGTAAGCGAGCATGACTGATGGACCCGTCCATTGAATCGTGCTGGCTGATCCCATAAATAGACCAACGCCAATCGTACCTCCTAAAGCAATCATCTGAATATGACGAGCTTCCAATCCTCTTTTCAGTTCTGTATTTGCCACTTTCTTTCCTCCTCACCTATCATTTATAAGCAAAATATGGTATAACAACAAATAAAGCAAGCGTCATCTTCTCTCTTTTTCAAAAACAGCTAAATAATTTAAATAATCAGAAATTTAATCTCCTACCTTCTTTTTCTAAAATACTTATTTTATAATAAGTTATTTATCTGAAAAATACAATTATTTTTTAGTTAGAAATCCGTATATCAAGAAACTAGAAAGTGACATTAGAAATTCGGAACCTTTAAACCTTCTATTTGTGTTGGCTATCCAAAATAAAGAGCAGTATTGAAAGTAGTTAAGTATATGTAAATGTGGGGATGAATTTAAAAAATTTAATCTTTGTATATTTCCAACCAGTATTAGTCTCAATTGTAGTTTTACTAGTTTGTTTATTTTTTGCATCATTTTTTCTATTATCGCTCTCATGCATCGTAATTTCTATTATTACATTCTTCTTAGCAATCATAAAATCAAAAACATACTCAGATTAGTAGGACAGGCCACGGCCATAGCCTTTCCTACTTATAAATGTAAAAAGTTTATTCCACTCAAAAAAGGTAATGATAGGTGAAAACGAGGCAATTGAATTAGCGGTCATTGCTATTATAGCAAAGGGACATGTTCTCTTAGAAGACGTTCCTAGAACTGGAACAACATCTTTAGCAAAAAGTGTTCCATTCTACATACTACTTGACGGTTACAAGTGTATGAGAATATATTTATTGCTACAATTATGTGCGAATTCAAGAAAAAACAAACCACCTATCCCTTAAAGAATATAGAAAATAGACGGTTTGGCTATTTTGATATGTG
The window above is part of the Bacillus cytotoxicus NVH 391-98 genome. Proteins encoded here:
- a CDS encoding alpha/beta hydrolase translates to MNTYIERETVIVSGAEQWEMYSDIGKRKYRIYISKPKQPAPDSGYPVIYVLDGNAYFQTFQEAMKVQSGRAEKTGVPASIIVGIGYPIEGVFAGAERCYDFTPYPLSVDAPPKPDGKPWPKSGGANKFLAFIQEELKPQIEKNFTINPKKQTIFGHSFGGLFALHILFTKVSAFQNYFICSPSIWWNNQLVLENQLKFIDKWSQMNDEVRVFLTVGGAERGHMLQDANALSERLSKLENHKFQFAFYEAEGENHASVVPTVLSKGLRFVSNIL
- a CDS encoding ABC transporter ATP-binding protein, with product MKVLRTEHLETSYEKLTVFRDLNVEIQKGKVTTIIGPNGCGKSTLLKTMGRIVKQKNGKVYLQDQDLHTIPTKEIAKQLALLPQNPIAPGELKVEELISYGRYPHRKNVNKRSAEDTEVIEWALEITKTAAFRNRQIANLSGGQRQKVWLAMALAQETEVLLLDEPTTYLDMSHQLEVLQIVERLNKEHHCTVVMVLHDINHAARFSDEIIAMKDGKIMMTGSPVEIITNEVLRSVFHINARVMIDPYNGAPVCFGYDSVTNEDTDLYATS
- a CDS encoding FecCD family ABC transporter permease — encoded protein: MTMGITISFILGAIYISVTNGTFDISIIDVFRTIFRINPVPEHDLVIFDFRLPRIIIAAFVGLGLGIAGAVVQGITRNGLADPGILGVNAGAGTAIVIFMFFFQGQIKSTDWVSIMMMPLFGLVGGLGAAILIYMFSWRNGRLDSQRLLLTGIAIGSGFGAFSMYISLKMKATDFEMAAVWVSGSIYNSNWQYIVAMLPWLIILIPIVKRKAYLLDLFQLEETSITSLGVSVEREKSILLLSSIGLVSACVSVAGSIGFVGLMAPHIAKRLVGIQHKYVIPTCGVIGMLLVIVSDFIAKTIFTPVELPVGIVISIIGVPYFLYLLYKAKA
- a CDS encoding FecCD family ABC transporter permease; amino-acid sequence: MRKINSVPMIILCFAPIFILFTMMLSIFYGAKNIDFETTWNALFHFDSSNVNHNIIITSRLPRVVAALLVGAFLAISGALMQGMTRNYLASPSIMGVTDGSAFAITICMVFLPGISSVQMILCSMIGSALGAGMVFGFGSLLRNGLSPVRLAIIGTVIGTFLSSVSAAIASYFQISQNISMWYNAKLHQVDPNIIKLAIPFGIVGIILALIISKSITILSLGEEVSINLGQRTNLVKITAIIAVVLLTGTAVALVGKIGFVGLIIPHMTRFLIGVDYKWIIPCAGVIGGVFLALCDVLSRFVNYPFETPIGVVTSLIGIPFFLYLIHTRGGEKHV
- a CDS encoding iron-hydroxamate ABC transporter substrate-binding protein, coding for MNKKLFTLGMVTVLSIGLAACNSADKSSGEQKQTSKATETKKDEKRKITYLGKEYTVPAKVTNIVTSSLESMEDAAVLGIKPVGAITVGGKLPEYLAKDLEGAKSVGEKMQPNFETLLQLKPDVITSSSKFPPETAEKFTKIAPTFPVSHISTNWEENLKLMGELSGKKEKAEKIIKDYKADAAKAKEQIGNTLKDKKVLVIRLRAGNLYLYPESVYFNPVIYKDLGLTVPEEIKSVKAQEAISLEKLAQSNPDYIFLQFEKSENKDKPQVLEDLQKNPIWQSINAVKDKKIFINAVDPMAQGGTAWSKTTFLKEAVKNLSK
- a CDS encoding lactonase family protein, with product MNQDELIGFIGTYTKGESEGIYRFILDVKLKEIRDIEVVVHIEDPTYFAIRHDNQYLYSVAKNNGLGGVVSFLIDTNTKQLTELNRQMVKGPSPCHVSINSKGNRVVAANYHKGTLQFYMVNRENGILEGASITYHSGSGPNKERQERPHVHYAGFAPNEAYVIAVDLGTDQLMTYKEKEGRLTEIQSLSVHPGSGPRHLVFHPNGNYAYVLTELSSEVIVLTYDKQRGRFQQIQSISALPKAYGGSNYGSAIQISSDGEFIYAANRGHNSIAIFRVNQDSGKLTFLEAISTEGNWPRDFTLDPTEHFIIVVNERSNNLILFSRNKTTGQLTLVQSNVSVPSPVCVKFLHKE
- the pepT gene encoding peptidase T, translating into MRQELIERFTRYVKIDTQSNEESHTVPSTPGQIEFGKQLVEELKQIGLIEVTMDENGYVMATLPANTDKDVPVIGFLAHLDTATDFTGKNVKPQIHENFDGKAITLNEELNVVLTPEQFPELPSYKGHTLITTDGTTLLGADDKAGLTEIMTAMNYLIHNPQIKHGKIRVAFTPDEEIGRGPSHFDVKAFGASFAYTMDGGPLGGLEYESFNAASAKLTFKGNNTHPGTAKNKMLNASKIAMEFHSQLPAEEAPEYTEGYEGFYHLLSLNGDVEQSKAYYIIRDFDRGNFEARKNKIKQIVEKMQEKYGEENIILEMKDQYYNMLEKIEPVKEIVDIAYDAMKNLNIEPNIQPIRGGTDGSQLSYMGLPTPNIFTGGENYHGKFEYVSVDNMEKATHVIIEIARLFEERA